The Magnolia sinica isolate HGM2019 chromosome 9, MsV1, whole genome shotgun sequence genome contains a region encoding:
- the LOC131255705 gene encoding nudix hydrolase 2-like isoform X1, protein MLFRSLSRLSILCFKTRSPCISANLSFFGSLPYSELEISWFLKKSRFLSLPLLFTAPKGFRVRAVTFAIMSMSTSASPVAVPDKGEAVQLLIGVDDAYGGVTVDMKIAMDPATFLSSLRASLLQWKQQGKKGVWIKLPIELVNLVQPAVEEGFWYHHAEPNYLMLAYWIPDTVHTLPINATHRVGIGAFVMNDKGEVLVVQENSGHFRGTDVWKFPTGVIDEGEDIAAGAVREVKEETGIDTEFVEILAFRFATNPKILQSHKAFFGKSDIFFVCMLRPLSFDIQRQELEIEAAQWMPFEEYSAQPIVQKYELLKNIADICLVKASKKGYAGFLPVSVKSGFPGQQSHSYLYLNSRDLNHLSSSGNEP, encoded by the exons ATGCTCTTCAGATCCCTCTCTCGGCTGTCGATCCTCTGCTTCAAGACCCGAAGCCCTTGCATTTCCGCAAATCTTAGCTTCTTCGGATCCCTTCCTTATTCAGAACTAGAAATCTCCTGGTTTCTGAAGAAATCTCGGTTCCTTTCCCTCCCCCTGCTTTTCACAGCTCCGAAAG GTTTCAGGGTCAGAGCTGTGACTTTTGCTATCATGTCCATGTCAACCTCAGCAAGTCCAGTTGCGGTGCCAGATAAAGGGGAGGCAGTCCAACTGCTTATTGGGGTTGATGATGCCTATGGGGGCGTCACTGTTGACATGAAGATAGCTATGGATCCTGCAACCTTTCTTTCCTCGCTAAGAGCATCATTATTGCAATGGAAGCAACAG GGGAAGAAAGGCGTTTGGATCAAGTTGCCCATTGAGCTCGTAAATCTTGTTCAACCTGCAGTTGAG GAGGGATTTTGGTACCACCATGCGGAACCAAATTACTTGATGCTCGCCTATTGGATCCCTGATACTGTTCATACTCTCCCTATAAATGCCACACACAGAGTGGGCATAGGTGCTTTCGTGATGAATGACAAAGGAGAG GTGCTGGTAGTCCAGGAAAACAGTGGCCATTTCAGGGGAACAGATGTGTGGAAGTTTCCTACTGGAGTCATTGATGAG GGGGAGGATATTGCTGCTGGGGCAGTAAGGGAAGTCAAAGAGGAGACAGGA ATTGACACAGAATTTGTGGAAATACTTGCATTCAGGTTTGCGACTAATCCCAAAATATT GCAAAGCCACAAGGCATTCTTTGGAAAGTCAGATATATTCTTTGTATGCATGTTACGTCCCCTCTCCTTCGACATTCAAAGGCAAGAGTTAGAAATCGAGGCAGCGCAG TGGATGCCTTTTGAAGAATATTCAGCACAACCTATTGTCCAGAAATACGAGCTTTTGAAAAATATTGCTGACATTTGCTTAGTGAAGGCCTCGAAGAAAGGGTATGCTGGATTTTTGCCTGTCAGTGTAAAGTCGGGCTTCCCTGGTCAGCAAAGCCACTCTTACTTGTATTTGAATAGCAGGGATTTGAATCATCTATCAAGTTCTGGCAATGAGCCCTAG
- the LOC131255705 gene encoding nudix hydrolase 2-like isoform X2: protein MLFRSLSRLSILCFKTRSPCISANLSFFGSLPYSELEISWFLKKSRFLSLPLLFTAPKGFRVRAVTFAIMSMSTSASPVAVPDKGEAVQLLIGVDDAYGGVTVDMKIAMDPATFLSSLRASLLQWKQQGKKGVWIKLPIELVNLVQPAVEEGFWYHHAEPNYLMLAYWIPDTVHTLPINATHRVGIGAFVMNDKGEVLVVQENSGHFRGTDVWKFPTGVIDEGEDIAAGAVREVKEETGIDTEFVEILAFRQSHKAFFGKSDIFFVCMLRPLSFDIQRQELEIEAAQWMPFEEYSAQPIVQKYELLKNIADICLVKASKKGYAGFLPVSVKSGFPGQQSHSYLYLNSRDLNHLSSSGNEP from the exons ATGCTCTTCAGATCCCTCTCTCGGCTGTCGATCCTCTGCTTCAAGACCCGAAGCCCTTGCATTTCCGCAAATCTTAGCTTCTTCGGATCCCTTCCTTATTCAGAACTAGAAATCTCCTGGTTTCTGAAGAAATCTCGGTTCCTTTCCCTCCCCCTGCTTTTCACAGCTCCGAAAG GTTTCAGGGTCAGAGCTGTGACTTTTGCTATCATGTCCATGTCAACCTCAGCAAGTCCAGTTGCGGTGCCAGATAAAGGGGAGGCAGTCCAACTGCTTATTGGGGTTGATGATGCCTATGGGGGCGTCACTGTTGACATGAAGATAGCTATGGATCCTGCAACCTTTCTTTCCTCGCTAAGAGCATCATTATTGCAATGGAAGCAACAG GGGAAGAAAGGCGTTTGGATCAAGTTGCCCATTGAGCTCGTAAATCTTGTTCAACCTGCAGTTGAG GAGGGATTTTGGTACCACCATGCGGAACCAAATTACTTGATGCTCGCCTATTGGATCCCTGATACTGTTCATACTCTCCCTATAAATGCCACACACAGAGTGGGCATAGGTGCTTTCGTGATGAATGACAAAGGAGAG GTGCTGGTAGTCCAGGAAAACAGTGGCCATTTCAGGGGAACAGATGTGTGGAAGTTTCCTACTGGAGTCATTGATGAG GGGGAGGATATTGCTGCTGGGGCAGTAAGGGAAGTCAAAGAGGAGACAGGA ATTGACACAGAATTTGTGGAAATACTTGCATTCAG GCAAAGCCACAAGGCATTCTTTGGAAAGTCAGATATATTCTTTGTATGCATGTTACGTCCCCTCTCCTTCGACATTCAAAGGCAAGAGTTAGAAATCGAGGCAGCGCAG TGGATGCCTTTTGAAGAATATTCAGCACAACCTATTGTCCAGAAATACGAGCTTTTGAAAAATATTGCTGACATTTGCTTAGTGAAGGCCTCGAAGAAAGGGTATGCTGGATTTTTGCCTGTCAGTGTAAAGTCGGGCTTCCCTGGTCAGCAAAGCCACTCTTACTTGTATTTGAATAGCAGGGATTTGAATCATCTATCAAGTTCTGGCAATGAGCCCTAG